A genome region from Hippopotamus amphibius kiboko isolate mHipAmp2 chromosome 1, mHipAmp2.hap2, whole genome shotgun sequence includes the following:
- the LOC130860003 gene encoding late cornified envelope protein 3D-like has translation MSCQQNQQQCQHPPKCPPPKCPPKSPAQCLPPASSGCALPSEGGCCLGHHRRRRSWRCRRQSSDSCDGDHGLQSGGSGCGQGSGGCC, from the coding sequence ATGTCCTGCCAGCAGAACCAGCAGCAGTGCCAGCACCCTCCCAAGTGCCCCCCACCCAAGTGCCCCCCAAAGAGCCCTGCACAGTGTTTGCCTCCAGCCTCCTCGGGCTGTGCCCTGCCCTCCGAGGGCGGCTGCTGCCTGGGCCACCACAGGCGCCGCAGGTCGTGGCGATGCCGGCGCCAGAGCTCCGACTCCTGCGACGGGGACCATGGTCTGCAGTCCGGGGGCTCTGGCTGTGGCCAGGGCTCTGGGGGCTGCTGCTGA